The Candidatus Poribacteria bacterium genome contains a region encoding:
- a CDS encoding YgiT-type zinc finger protein: protein MENVPTIHCPNCGEGYLTAQTLKEIERIKQNQQTVAPKRPVSVAVFD, encoded by the coding sequence ATCGAAAATGTGCCTACGATCCATTGTCCGAATTGTGGTGAGGGATACTTGACGGCGCAGACCCTAAAAGAAATTGAACGTATTAAGCAGAATCAGCAAACTGTCGCGCCAAAACGCCCAGTGTCAGTCGCCGTTTTCGACTAA
- a CDS encoding DUF58 domain-containing protein — protein sequence MQTSHKYLDPVALSRIGGMELVARLVVEGFVTGLHKSPYQGFSVEFAEHRQYMPGDEIRYIDWKVFGKSDRYYVKKFEEETNLRAYILLDTSASMNYKHAEEGLTKFEYGCYLAATLTYLMLKQRDSVGLALFDTDITQYIPPRGAATHLQAIMSALENATPGQETKLSSLFHELAKRIVRRGLVIVISDLLDEPSQVISALKHLRHQKHEVIVFHLLDPAELTFPYTGSVVFRDMETGETLSTQADTLKTDYLEKLNGFIQSYRRGCGASQIDYVQMDTATPFDYALSAYLSRRK from the coding sequence ATGCAAACATCTCATAAATATTTAGATCCGGTTGCACTTTCTCGGATTGGCGGTATGGAACTCGTCGCACGGCTCGTCGTCGAAGGGTTCGTCACGGGTCTGCACAAAAGTCCGTATCAAGGGTTCAGTGTCGAATTCGCGGAACACCGGCAATATATGCCCGGCGATGAAATCCGCTATATCGATTGGAAGGTCTTCGGGAAATCTGACCGGTATTACGTCAAAAAGTTTGAAGAAGAGACGAACCTACGTGCCTATATTCTACTCGACACCAGCGCGTCAATGAACTATAAACACGCAGAGGAAGGATTGACGAAGTTTGAATACGGCTGTTACCTCGCGGCGACGCTCACTTATCTCATGCTGAAACAGAGGGATTCTGTTGGATTGGCACTCTTTGATACGGACATTACACAATACATTCCACCACGGGGTGCAGCAACACACCTTCAAGCGATTATGTCCGCATTGGAGAACGCGACTCCCGGTCAGGAAACCAAGTTGAGCAGTCTTTTCCACGAACTCGCCAAACGGATTGTGCGCCGCGGTTTGGTCATCGTTATCTCGGATCTGCTCGATGAACCCTCGCAAGTTATCTCGGCATTGAAACATCTCCGCCACCAGAAACATGAAGTGATCGTCTTTCACCTGCTTGATCCTGCCGAACTTACCTTCCCTTATACCGGCTCTGTCGTTTTTCGGGATATGGAAACGGGGGAGACACTTTCAACCCAAGCAGATACACTGAAAACGGACTACCTTGAAAAACTGAACGGGTTTATTCAGAGTTACCGTCGTGGGTGCGGGGCAAGCCAGATCGATTACGTGCAGATGGATACCGCGACACCCTTCGACTACGCGCTGTCTGCGTACTTATCTCGCCGAAAGTAG
- a CDS encoding SpoIIE family protein phosphatase — MNSLIKFVFILILCFFIIFVQSSLAFERLETYTVADGLVGPIIPVIFEDSRGVLWFGSGRGGVSRFDGTTFLPYMASPITLEEVPASGVHAGALLGRTRQIVEDKWGHIWFLTRDDSEETGRVSRFDGISIKLIGTGNLLIVDNWGDVWVSENRWLTKYVTSGVQKRPEEHRNAIEGKVPDQSTEETLTIKVIFQSEDGTFWLGGSEGTREKSAVILSFREAHRASGNKKAETETSRIQPNIGFTRYDTVNVAGAIEAITEDTSGNLWFGGYNLLLKFDGETFDQMLPLRSGQSNLERYRSLKQAAFETDTKGRLWFSDGRLTRWWDGSQLQTSSNMQEVFKIEDAWGNLWFTDARGEVHQYDATLKLTPYRVSGGLGIDRVHTIFEAINGDLWFGHDNGATVFNPIPAIQNHGTGTGSSVRGKSNFALWTDIVKVFEIDGYIWFVNKPIFSEDVTQYTFFRYRNELFDQVSVFIKPRPGHIRRRSDRNPNLFVTDGEHRWMAFGGHIFKADATGLSWFTNHFQRIPFQTDLEIEHAESPINALHTDANDKLWVLYENGKVQSYPKTIGPATAINIQPDTLPRLIKVTKMLKMPSGDKWFYNAVTGKLIRWNISEPHKPAVLKRNSNAAPLGVWQNPKELYGKVTFLFPDALKTYLDKELITTNDIELASVNASLISQEGDLWLATSHGAVRYDGKRLITYTTKSTSQNPRKERFLVDNVQDVIEDSHGSLWFATKGGGIVRYDGETFDTLTTKDGLAHNNISKIYESADKDIWFATEGGVTQYTPTRGGLPFYRLTALQTDKTYTDLSSNITLPARRNKHITFYVRGISSLREDLSYQFKIVGLESPGWTELSAEEFSLLPASVSGVLSNRWFPASGLATQQPTDNDGVHQEFQNQNGILCIRYTGLKAGTYSFIVKAFRKDWPYTQSPAVVDFSIPPPFWAQWRTYLPTFMFMTIVLALIGRLFITRRRTVQLRNEMSQKEEAEIQRIRAELDEAQNIQMGLLPTESPDTKGFDIAGVSVPATQVGGDFYEYLTVANGQTAIAVADAAGKGLRGAMNAVLTNGMLHEVARFKSRADVILTTLNAGLAPRMYGPSFVALNLAILNESEKRVDYANGGQPYPILKRGSEIIEIESSELPLGSMKSVQYESITFDFAEGDVLIFHSDGLIEALNPDEEMYGTDRLKALVSQIRNECTAEEVIQHIVEDVQRFVEEAEQYDDLTLVVIKRVSASG; from the coding sequence GTGAATAGCTTGATAAAATTTGTATTCATCTTAATTTTATGTTTCTTCATCATTTTTGTTCAATCTTCCTTAGCTTTCGAGCGGTTGGAAACCTATACAGTTGCTGATGGTCTTGTGGGTCCTATAATTCCAGTTATTTTTGAGGACAGTCGAGGGGTGCTTTGGTTCGGTTCTGGTAGGGGCGGGGTCAGTCGTTTTGATGGTACAACTTTTCTGCCTTACATGGCTTCCCCGATCACTTTGGAGGAGGTACCAGCATCTGGCGTTCACGCCGGGGCATTGCTCGGACGGACGCGGCAAATTGTTGAAGATAAGTGGGGACACATCTGGTTTCTTACGCGAGATGATTCAGAAGAAACGGGGCGCGTCAGTCGTTTTGATGGCATTTCCATCAAACTGATAGGAACAGGAAACTTATTAATTGTTGACAACTGGGGCGACGTGTGGGTTAGCGAAAATCGGTGGCTAACGAAGTACGTCACCTCAGGTGTCCAAAAACGTCCGGAGGAACATCGCAACGCAATTGAAGGTAAGGTGCCAGACCAATCGACGGAAGAAACATTGACAATAAAGGTTATCTTTCAAAGCGAAGATGGAACCTTCTGGCTTGGCGGTAGTGAAGGCACACGGGAAAAAAGCGCGGTAATCCTTAGTTTTCGTGAGGCGCATCGGGCAAGCGGAAATAAGAAAGCAGAAACCGAAACATCGCGCATCCAACCGAATATCGGGTTTACGCGTTACGATACCGTTAATGTCGCTGGTGCTATTGAGGCGATAACGGAAGATACTTCCGGGAATCTTTGGTTCGGAGGTTATAACCTGCTCCTGAAGTTTGATGGAGAAACCTTCGACCAGATGCTCCCTTTACGTTCAGGACAAAGCAATCTTGAGCGGTATAGATCTCTCAAGCAAGCCGCATTCGAGACGGACACGAAAGGACGGCTCTGGTTTAGTGATGGTCGTCTCACAAGGTGGTGGGATGGTTCACAACTGCAAACCTCCAGCAATATGCAAGAGGTCTTTAAAATTGAGGACGCCTGGGGAAATTTGTGGTTTACTGATGCGCGGGGTGAGGTACACCAATACGACGCGACGCTTAAGTTAACGCCTTATCGTGTCAGTGGGGGGCTCGGTATTGACCGAGTTCACACCATTTTTGAGGCGATTAACGGGGATTTATGGTTTGGACATGATAATGGCGCGACAGTATTTAACCCGATACCCGCAATTCAGAATCATGGGACCGGCACCGGTAGTAGCGTTCGAGGGAAATCGAATTTTGCATTATGGACAGACATTGTAAAAGTATTTGAAATTGACGGATATATCTGGTTTGTTAACAAACCGATATTCAGCGAAGATGTTACGCAATACACGTTCTTCCGGTACAGAAACGAACTCTTTGATCAGGTTTCGGTCTTTATTAAACCCAGGCCAGGGCACATCAGGAGACGCTCTGATAGGAATCCTAATCTATTTGTTACTGATGGAGAACACCGATGGATGGCTTTTGGCGGGCATATCTTCAAAGCAGACGCGACTGGGTTATCATGGTTTACAAACCACTTCCAGAGAATTCCTTTCCAAACAGATTTAGAAATCGAGCATGCTGAATCCCCTATAAATGCCTTGCATACAGATGCTAACGACAAATTATGGGTGCTTTATGAGAACGGAAAAGTGCAGTCCTATCCAAAAACAATTGGCCCCGCAACTGCTATAAATATTCAGCCGGACACCCTTCCGCGCCTGATTAAAGTCACAAAAATGTTGAAAATGCCATCAGGTGATAAATGGTTTTACAACGCCGTGACTGGGAAGTTGATACGTTGGAATATCTCCGAGCCGCATAAACCAGCAGTGCTCAAGCGAAATTCTAATGCTGCCCCGCTCGGTGTGTGGCAGAACCCGAAAGAACTGTATGGAAAAGTCACTTTCCTCTTTCCAGATGCTCTTAAGACATATCTTGACAAAGAGTTAATCACAACGAATGATATTGAGCTGGCTTCAGTAAACGCGTCCTTGATCTCTCAGGAAGGCGATCTCTGGCTCGCTACATCTCATGGAGCGGTTCGCTATGACGGGAAAAGACTCATAACGTATACAACTAAAAGTACATCCCAGAATCCCAGGAAAGAGAGATTTCTTGTCGATAATGTACAGGATGTGATAGAGGATAGTCACGGGAGTCTATGGTTCGCAACAAAGGGCGGCGGCATCGTCCGCTATGATGGTGAGACTTTTGATACGCTCACTACAAAGGACGGTTTGGCACATAACAACATCTCGAAAATTTATGAATCTGCTGACAAAGATATTTGGTTCGCAACTGAAGGTGGCGTTACACAATATACACCGACGCGCGGTGGACTCCCTTTTTATCGACTGACTGCCCTACAGACTGATAAGACCTACACTGACCTCTCATCCAATATTACCCTACCGGCACGCCGAAACAAGCATATCACCTTTTATGTCCGTGGTATCAGTTCGCTCCGGGAAGACCTCTCCTATCAATTTAAAATAGTCGGGTTAGAGAGTCCTGGCTGGACAGAGCTGTCAGCGGAGGAGTTTTCACTTTTGCCTGCGAGTGTTTCCGGCGTTCTATCTAATAGATGGTTTCCTGCATCCGGATTAGCAACGCAACAACCTACGGACAATGATGGTGTGCATCAGGAATTTCAAAACCAAAATGGTATTCTATGTATACGATATACCGGACTCAAAGCGGGCACCTACAGTTTCATCGTCAAGGCTTTCCGAAAAGATTGGCCCTATACACAGTCCCCCGCCGTGGTCGACTTTAGTATCCCGCCACCCTTCTGGGCTCAGTGGCGAACATATCTCCCGACATTCATGTTCATGACGATTGTCCTCGCGCTTATCGGTAGGTTGTTCATCACCCGAAGGCGCACTGTGCAGCTTCGCAACGAAATGTCGCAAAAGGAGGAAGCAGAAATACAGCGGATCCGTGCTGAGTTGGACGAGGCACAAAACATTCAAATGGGGCTACTCCCTACAGAATCACCAGACACAAAAGGATTTGATATTGCTGGCGTGTCGGTCCCTGCAACGCAGGTGGGCGGCGATTTTTACGAGTACCTGACCGTCGCAAACGGACAAACTGCTATTGCAGTCGCAGATGCCGCAGGAAAAGGATTACGCGGTGCAATGAATGCCGTGCTCACGAACGGGATGCTGCATGAAGTTGCCAGGTTCAAATCCAGGGCAGATGTCATTCTCACTACCCTCAATGCAGGATTAGCACCCCGAATGTACGGACCCAGCTTTGTCGCTCTCAACTTAGCAATCTTGAATGAATCCGAGAAACGTGTTGACTACGCCAATGGTGGGCAACCTTACCCTATTCTCAAAAGAGGTTCTGAAATCATTGAAATCGAAAGTAGTGAACTACCGCTCGGTAGTATGAAGAGTGTTCAATATGAATCTATCACTTTTGATTTCGCTGAAGGCGATGTGCTTATCTTCCATTCCGATGGTCTGATTGAAGCCCTCAACCCTGACGAAGAAATGTACGGGACTGATCGCTTAAAAGCATTGGTTTCCCAAATCCGAAACGAATGTACCGCTGAGGAAGTGATTCAACATATCGTTGAAGATGTTCAGAGGTTTGTTGAAGAAGCAGAACAGTACGATGATTTGACGCTTGTTGTTATCAAACGCGTGTCTGCATCTGGGTAG
- a CDS encoding Gfo/Idh/MocA family oxidoreductase, with amino-acid sequence MKTYRIGILGCRGRGSAAARAYHAHPRTEIVALCDLIEERLNTLGEEVSVTARFTDLDEMIQQTQPDIVAIPTGTEFHYDLCMRVLEHGVNIEVEKPMCVDLVQADAVIAKAKEKGVQVAVHHQGRVGASMQALARAFDAGKIGELRYMYGSGKGYYGGYGLMNIGTHMLNNMLHFGKRCESVVAHLTTGAKQITPTDVVPSPSGMGTIAGEYITATLQYEGHVTGTLLQHRFHKMDTDAYSMELYGTEGRLFWKSGGAWCLPTPHYLPDGTHDQWETLELIYPEHYDPKSSASEADYWFVEDYVNALDEGRPHTCSGTEGRHIIEMMMGIFESAAYGTRVDLPQSDRRHPLLRWREESGLESPTEMPRAYGDWLTLESNRIR; translated from the coding sequence ATGAAAACATATCGGATCGGAATTTTGGGATGTAGAGGACGCGGTAGCGCAGCGGCACGGGCATATCATGCCCATCCACGCACAGAAATTGTCGCGCTCTGTGATCTAATTGAAGAACGCCTGAATACCCTGGGCGAAGAAGTCAGCGTCACAGCACGGTTCACGGATTTAGACGAGATGATCCAACAGACGCAACCCGACATCGTCGCGATCCCGACCGGCACGGAGTTCCATTACGATCTGTGTATGCGTGTGTTGGAACACGGGGTCAATATTGAGGTCGAAAAACCGATGTGCGTAGATCTCGTGCAAGCGGATGCTGTTATCGCTAAAGCGAAAGAGAAAGGCGTGCAGGTTGCAGTGCATCATCAGGGACGCGTTGGTGCGTCTATGCAGGCACTCGCGCGCGCTTTTGACGCAGGTAAAATCGGTGAACTGCGCTATATGTACGGCAGCGGGAAAGGCTATTACGGCGGCTACGGATTGATGAACATCGGCACACACATGCTGAACAATATGCTGCACTTCGGGAAACGCTGCGAAAGCGTTGTCGCACACCTAACGACGGGGGCAAAACAGATCACGCCTACAGATGTTGTACCCTCACCGAGCGGTATGGGAACGATCGCGGGCGAATACATCACCGCGACATTACAATATGAAGGTCACGTTACCGGCACGCTGCTCCAACACCGGTTTCATAAGATGGATACCGATGCGTATTCTATGGAACTCTACGGCACTGAGGGACGGCTTTTCTGGAAGAGCGGCGGCGCATGGTGTCTGCCGACACCGCACTATCTCCCCGACGGCACACACGACCAGTGGGAAACGCTGGAACTTATCTACCCTGAACACTATGACCCCAAAAGTAGTGCCTCGGAAGCCGATTACTGGTTCGTGGAGGATTATGTCAACGCTTTAGATGAAGGCAGACCGCATACGTGCAGCGGTACTGAGGGACGACACATCATTGAGATGATGATGGGGATATTTGAGTCGGCGGCTTACGGCACCCGTGTTGATCTTCCGCAATCCGATCGGCGGCACCCATTGCTACGATGGCGTGAAGAATCGGGATTGGAATCGCCAACAGAGATGCCAAGAGCCTATGGAGATTGGCTGACTTTAGAATCCAACCGAATTCGTTAA
- a CDS encoding Gfo/Idh/MocA family oxidoreductase: MATLRWGILGCGDVAEYKGGPPLYGVDDSELIAVMRRDRAKAESFAERHGAKRVYTDVDALLADDELNAIYIATPPYLHCEHVIRTAEAGKHVLCEKPMAMTVDECQRMVDACHDAGVTLMLAYYRNFYPNIVKMKTLIDEGTIGDVVLAKVNHTGFYNPNRHDLSSWRVDPEISGGGVLMDLGSHRISLLQYLMGDIASVQGYAEAVHLDIDVDDSAVFTLRFESGAHAVANINWNVGVSIDDVEVYGTEGGMRCSPLNSGNLTLETKSEGLVELHQTPLPHTHTGLVEDFVNHLKTGEPIRCSGESGLRTNAIIAEIM; this comes from the coding sequence ATGGCAACGCTCAGATGGGGCATACTCGGTTGTGGCGATGTCGCTGAATATAAGGGCGGACCGCCGCTTTATGGTGTTGATGATTCGGAACTCATTGCTGTGATGCGACGAGACCGTGCCAAAGCGGAATCTTTCGCTGAGCGACACGGCGCGAAACGCGTCTATACCGATGTTGACGCACTCCTCGCAGATGATGAACTCAATGCGATCTACATCGCGACGCCGCCGTATCTGCACTGTGAGCACGTTATCCGCACGGCAGAAGCTGGTAAGCACGTTCTCTGTGAGAAACCGATGGCGATGACGGTAGACGAGTGCCAGCGAATGGTGGATGCCTGCCACGATGCCGGTGTCACCTTGATGCTCGCTTATTACCGGAACTTCTATCCGAACATCGTAAAGATGAAGACGTTGATAGATGAGGGGACTATCGGTGATGTGGTGCTTGCGAAGGTGAATCATACCGGTTTCTATAACCCGAATCGACACGACCTAAGCAGTTGGCGGGTGGATCCCGAAATCAGTGGTGGCGGTGTACTGATGGATCTCGGTAGCCACAGGATCTCGCTCCTGCAGTATCTAATGGGGGACATCGCATCTGTGCAAGGTTACGCCGAGGCAGTCCATCTGGACATTGACGTTGACGATTCTGCTGTGTTTACGCTCCGTTTCGAGAGTGGCGCGCATGCCGTTGCGAATATCAATTGGAATGTCGGTGTCTCGATTGACGATGTGGAGGTCTACGGCACAGAAGGGGGTATGCGGTGTTCGCCTTTGAATTCGGGGAATCTGACGCTTGAAACGAAGTCAGAAGGATTGGTTGAACTGCATCAGACTCCGTTGCCGCATACGCATACGGGTCTCGTAGAAGATTTTGTGAATCATCTCAAGACGGGTGAACCGATCCGGTGCTCAGGTGAGTCGGGGTTGCGGACGAATGCAATTATCGCGGAAATAATGTAA
- a CDS encoding VOC family protein produces the protein MANNATLERIYPFFIVDNLAASIDFYNQKLGFETDLLVPEDDPFFGIVSRDNVRILLKHITEFIHPVPNHTRHEWARWDAFIFTPDPDTLFAEYQSRGLEFHEPLADTDDGLRAFELKDHDGYVLCFGKPL, from the coding sequence ATGGCAAACAACGCAACACTTGAGAGAATCTACCCATTTTTTATCGTCGATAACCTTGCGGCGTCGATTGACTTCTACAATCAAAAACTCGGTTTCGAGACAGATCTACTTGTCCCAGAAGATGACCCGTTTTTTGGGATTGTGTCTCGTGATAACGTGCGGATACTCCTCAAACATATCACTGAATTTATTCATCCCGTACCGAACCATACCCGACACGAGTGGGCAAGATGGGACGCTTTTATTTTTACTCCCGATCCGGATACGCTGTTTGCCGAGTATCAGTCGCGTGGATTGGAATTCCACGAACCGCTTGCAGACACCGACGACGGTCTACGAGCGTTTGAACTCAAGGATCATGATGGATATGTTTTGTGTTTTGGGAAACCGCTTTGA
- a CDS encoding tetratricopeptide repeat protein yields the protein MQHLENLKSKLHRWQPIVIPLGIVGFVLFFFMGVLFLMQRNATEDAVHQNAVLTGQLDKKISEIRRKNQEIQSLNTSVQTLADENETLSQKINGSENRDSDGISSRGTTSKSVVSLQRQLDTLKGENRNLQGQLVKKDAEIRQLRNDNATMLSKNRPLQGQIDGGESGTKDQNAASQLLKEEKIEIQRQNQKLRDEKEVLTAQNKSLRNENTTLRNQLNKTSQEDTNTVVGPEPLKEIQNVISGAGSHNNQGVIAFNRKDYNKAIAHFRTAIKTDAKPAIVHYNLGCTYLQTKEFSEAISSFSEAVAIDPEFKEAYYNLGFAHLRSGARKEAESSVERAIEIEANYRLARNLLRVIENIQQ from the coding sequence ATGCAGCACTTAGAGAACCTAAAATCAAAACTCCACCGTTGGCAGCCTATTGTTATTCCTTTAGGTATTGTCGGTTTTGTTTTATTTTTTTTCATGGGTGTTCTATTTCTAATGCAAAGGAATGCAACAGAGGATGCAGTGCACCAAAACGCTGTGTTGACAGGTCAGCTTGATAAAAAGATATCTGAAATTCGTCGAAAAAATCAGGAAATTCAAAGCCTAAATACTTCGGTTCAAACCTTAGCAGATGAAAATGAAACGCTCAGTCAAAAAATTAATGGATCGGAAAACCGAGACAGTGATGGAATTTCTTCGAGAGGAACAACATCTAAGAGTGTAGTAAGTTTGCAGAGACAGCTGGATACACTGAAAGGTGAAAATCGAAATTTGCAGGGTCAACTCGTTAAAAAAGATGCTGAAATCCGGCAGTTACGAAACGACAATGCGACTATGCTCAGCAAAAACCGACCGTTGCAGGGTCAAATAGATGGAGGTGAATCCGGGACTAAAGATCAAAATGCTGCCAGCCAGTTGTTAAAAGAGGAAAAAATAGAGATACAACGTCAAAATCAGAAATTGCGGGATGAAAAAGAGGTGCTCACTGCTCAGAACAAAAGTTTGCGCAACGAGAATACCACTTTACGAAATCAATTGAACAAAACCAGTCAGGAAGATACTAATACGGTAGTTGGCCCAGAACCCCTTAAGGAAATTCAGAATGTTATTTCTGGAGCAGGGTCTCATAATAATCAAGGGGTTATAGCCTTTAACCGTAAAGATTATAACAAAGCAATTGCACATTTCAGAACGGCGATAAAAACGGACGCAAAGCCTGCAATAGTACATTACAATCTTGGGTGTACCTACTTGCAAACAAAAGAGTTTTCCGAGGCTATAAGTTCGTTTAGTGAGGCTGTAGCCATTGATCCTGAATTTAAAGAAGCGTACTACAACTTGGGTTTTGCTCATCTCAGAAGTGGTGCCCGTAAAGAAGCGGAGAGTTCTGTTGAGCGGGCTATAGAAATTGAGGCTAATTATCGGCTCGCCCGAAATCTTTTGAGAGTGATTGAAAACATCCAACAATAG
- a CDS encoding DUF4268 domain-containing protein — protein sequence MPELGNLKSIDLRHIWPREDEDFTPWLFKEENLTRLADVLNMKFDPLEKEMEVGQFYADIVCCNTADNSHVVIENQLGETDHDHLGKVLAYAAELGAVTVIWIAAEFTNEHRNTFDWLNENMDERFQFFAVKLELIQIDDSRPAPKFTIIAKPKNWVPPVIEGDWRVRFRSKFREYLTEEVNSPIAANIFQSGNPFYLGFDIGVSTDQIWIAAWLDPRQRQIAANLHLSGVAKEHFSTLKAHLDNHQSGFDGEFKWWKSSRNVPYRLGFYNNVDWMNEEDWRDQFEWLRLNLERLDEVFRPRVANL from the coding sequence ATGCCTGAGCTTGGTAACCTTAAATCTATTGACTTACGCCACATCTGGCCCCGCGAGGATGAAGACTTCACACCGTGGCTGTTTAAGGAGGAAAACCTAACCCGACTAGCTGATGTTTTGAATATGAAATTTGACCCTTTAGAGAAAGAAATGGAGGTAGGGCAATTTTATGCGGATATTGTATGCTGTAACACAGCTGATAATTCACATGTAGTTATTGAAAATCAGTTAGGAGAAACTGACCATGATCACCTTGGTAAAGTATTGGCTTATGCGGCTGAATTGGGTGCGGTTACGGTCATCTGGATTGCAGCAGAATTCACGAATGAACATCGCAACACCTTTGACTGGCTGAATGAAAATATGGATGAACGATTTCAATTTTTTGCCGTGAAACTTGAGTTAATTCAGATTGATGATTCGCGTCCAGCACCAAAATTCACTATTATTGCCAAACCCAAAAATTGGGTCCCTCCAGTAATAGAGGGTGATTGGCGCGTGCGGTTCCGGTCCAAATTTCGTGAATATTTGACTGAAGAGGTGAACAGTCCGATTGCGGCTAATATTTTTCAATCTGGTAACCCGTTCTATTTGGGTTTTGACATTGGTGTTTCTACAGACCAAATTTGGATAGCAGCATGGCTAGATCCAAGACAGAGACAGATTGCTGCTAATCTCCATCTGTCCGGTGTAGCCAAAGAGCACTTTTCTACGCTGAAAGCCCATCTGGACAATCACCAATCTGGATTTGATGGAGAATTTAAATGGTGGAAATCCTCTCGCAATGTACCTTATAGGCTGGGCTTTTACAACAACGTAGATTGGATGAATGAGGAAGACTGGCGCGATCAATTTGAATGGCTTCGTTTGAATCTTGAAAGGTTAGATGAGGTTTTCCGACCGCGGGTAGCCAACCTTTAA
- a CDS encoding tetratricopeptide repeat protein, producing MDLNPTLAKAYANRGNVNARLGQYNETFADYDKAIHLSPKFAEIRYSRGIAKMIFSQYDAAITDFNNAIHLNPNYIDAYYNRGAAKGILKQHEAAITDFDEVIRIDPDYVDAYYNRGNAKYALGRCEEAKSDSQIALELSEQQGKEDLKADVEQLLQELNKEK from the coding sequence ATTGATCTTAATCCAACTTTAGCTAAAGCCTACGCGAATAGAGGAAATGTGAATGCAAGGCTTGGTCAGTATAACGAAACCTTTGCCGATTACGATAAAGCCATCCACCTAAGCCCAAAATTTGCCGAGATCCGCTACAGTCGCGGAATTGCCAAGATGATATTCAGTCAATATGATGCTGCTATTACGGACTTTAATAACGCTATCCATTTAAACCCAAACTACATTGATGCTTACTATAACCGCGGGGCTGCGAAGGGCATTCTTAAACAACACGAAGCTGCTATCACCGACTTTGATGAAGTTATTCGCATAGATCCAGATTATGTTGATGCTTACTACAATCGAGGAAATGCGAAGTATGCTCTTGGTAGATGTGAGGAAGCAAAATCGGATTCTCAGATCGCTTTGGAACTCTCGGAACAGCAAGGTAAAGAGGATCTCAAAGCCGATGTAGAACAACTGCTTCAAGAACTTAATAAAGAAAAATAG
- a CDS encoding tetratricopeptide repeat protein has translation MSLKSTQPSTQESVDVAPCPDSTTQWLIGLLNLLVGIVNRNEDLSLLTVTETEYQQLLAVLEDLIYGIGEDEDHPLSETMALVGMLIKAYEDAHFPKLADLYPELAKKIKVELASEGPNCSASTLEQTETDLAATVFFSVGFILSEAGKVEETICAYDLALRLKSDYAEAYNNRGASKKALGLYKEAVADFDKTIHLNPNLAEPYTNRGTVMLELGQYKKAIADHDKAIALKPDYAGAYSNRGIVKSEIGKHKEAVADHDKAIELDPDNTDAYYNRGNAKSRIGQLEAAIKDYDKAISGKKNDAEVYVNRELPRLI, from the coding sequence GTGTCACTTAAATCCACACAACCCTCCACTCAGGAATCTGTTGATGTTGCGCCCTGCCCAGATAGTACCACACAGTGGCTTATCGGTTTGCTAAATCTATTAGTAGGTATTGTGAATCGGAATGAAGACCTTAGCCTCCTCACGGTAACAGAAACCGAGTACCAACAACTTTTAGCAGTGCTGGAGGATTTAATCTATGGTATTGGTGAAGACGAGGATCACCCCTTGTCGGAAACAATGGCATTGGTCGGTATGCTTATTAAAGCGTATGAGGATGCCCACTTTCCAAAGTTAGCAGATCTCTATCCTGAATTGGCAAAGAAAATAAAGGTTGAATTGGCTAGTGAAGGTCCTAACTGTAGTGCTTCTACGTTAGAGCAAACTGAAACAGATCTTGCTGCTACAGTTTTCTTCTCGGTTGGCTTCATCCTTTCAGAAGCAGGCAAGGTAGAAGAGACTATTTGTGCCTACGATTTGGCACTCCGCCTGAAATCAGATTATGCCGAGGCTTATAATAATCGTGGTGCCTCTAAAAAAGCCTTAGGTCTATATAAGGAAGCTGTTGCAGACTTTGATAAAACGATTCACCTAAATCCGAATTTAGCCGAGCCTTACACGAACCGGGGAACTGTGATGCTAGAATTGGGTCAGTATAAGAAAGCCATCGCAGACCATGATAAAGCGATTGCTCTTAAACCGGATTATGCAGGGGCCTATTCTAATCGAGGTATTGTGAAAAGCGAGATTGGTAAACATAAGGAAGCCGTTGCTGATCATGATAAAGCAATTGAACTAGACCCTGACAACACTGATGCCTACTACAATCGGGGCAATGCAAAAAGTAGGATAGGTCAACTTGAGGCTGCCATTAAGGACTATGATAAGGCGATTAGCGGTAAAAAGAATGATGCAGAGGTGTATGTCAATCGGGAGCTGCCAAGGCTGATTTAG